Proteins encoded within one genomic window of Anopheles gambiae chromosome 3, idAnoGambNW_F1_1, whole genome shotgun sequence:
- the LOC1269203 gene encoding somatostatin receptor type 2 → MKEDNATSFFLLGEYDSLTDQNVSQLGNYLENSDPNQTFMGNFTCPPTDMPTTYYLFMFLYAVVCLVGVLGNTLVIYVVLRFSNMQTVTNMYILNLAIADECFLIGIPFLIATMHMKRWTLGGAMCKAYMVSTSVTQFTSSIFLFIMSADRYIAICHHISSPKYRTPLVSRIVSLLAWLASALIMLPIMIYADVIEQKPNTYSCQILWPETHGHLPGYTFTLYSLILGFVIPLCFIMTFYCLVIRKLRNVGPKTTGKSRGKRRSHRKVTKLVLTVITVYILCWLPYWISQVALITSDFETCSTRLDLILFLLVGCLGYINSAINPILYAYLSENFKKSFLKACTCAARAEVNAQLKLENSVMPKRSRTRTNSDTTQLTTGSKVQHRLLVEPTTTATTTTTAASCVSSRNPSPPPAQTQRNNNHLLTVPGTPACASSNGGSNHSNNNNDTNTTGTNATARSQLHAANGGNTSSGKGDYMSDSCDGNEALSVPCGNGLEEQLVKLT, encoded by the coding sequence ATGAAGGAGGATAATGCAACGTCATTCTTTCTCCTGGGAGAGTACGACTCATTAACGGACCAAAATGTGTCCCAGCTTGGCAATTACCTGGAGAACAGCGACCCCAACCAAACGTTTATGGGTAATTTTACCTGTCCGCCCACGGACATGCCAACGACCTACTATCTGTTCATGTTCCTGTACGCGGTCGTCTGCCTGGTCGGTGTGCTGGGTAACACGCTCGTCATCTACGTGGTGCTCCGGTTTTCCAACATGCAAACTGTCACCAACATGTACATACTGAATCTAGCGATCGCGGACGAATGCTTCCTGATTGGCATACCGTTCCTGATCGCTACGATGCACATGAAGCGCTGGACGCTTGGGGGCGCTATGTGTAAAGCGTACATGGTGAGCACCTCCGTCACACAGTTCACGTCGTCCATCTTCCTGTTCATCATGTCCGCCGATCGATACATTGCCATCTGCCATCACATCTCCTCGCCCAAGTACCGGACGCCGCTGGTGTCGCGCATCGTATCGCTGTTGGCTTGGCTTGCGTCTGCGTTGATCATGCTGCCGATCATGATCTATGCCGACGTGATAGAACAAAAACCGAACACATACTCGTGCCAGATACTGTGGCCTGAAACGCATGGCCATCTGCCTGGGTACACGTTCACACTGTACTCGCTAATACTGGGCTTCGTGATTCCGCTCTGCTTTATCATGACCTTCTACTGTCTGGTGATCCGCAAGCTGCGAAACGTAGGTCCTAAAACGACGGGAAAATCGCGTGGCAAGCGGCGCTCGCATCGAAAGGTAACCAAGCTGGTGCTGACCGTCATCACCGTTTACATCCTGTGCTGGCTACCGTACTGGATATCGCAGGTCGCCCTGATTACGTCCGACTTCGAGACGTGTAGTACGCGGTTGGATTTGATCCTGTTTCTGCTGGTGGGTTGTCTTGGGTACATCAACTCCGCCATCAATCCGATCCTGTACGCATATCTGAGTGAGAACTTTAAGAAGAGCTTCCTGAAGGCTTGCACGTGCGCGGCGCGGGCCGAGGTAAACGCACAGCTGAAGCTAGAGAACAGCGTGATGCCCAAGCGCTCACGCACCCGTACCAACTCGGATACGACGCAGCTAACTACCGGCTCGAAGGTGCAGCACCGGTTGCTCGTGGAACCGACAACGaccgctaccaccaccacgacggcGGCATCCTGCGTATCGTCCCGAAATCCCAGCCCTCCGCCCGCCCAAACCCAGCGGAACAACAACCATCTCCTTACCGTACCTGGAACACCTGCCTGTGCATCATCCAATGGTGGTAGCAACCATAGTAACAATAATAACGATACCAATACGACCGGTACGAACGCCACGGCCAGAAGTCAACTGCACGCTGCCAATGGTGGCAACACTAGCAGTGGGAAAGGTGATTACATGTCCGATTCCTGTGACGGTAATGAAGCGTTGAGTGTGCCGTGCGGGAACGGTTTGGAGGAGCAGCTAGTCAAACTAACGTAA